Part of the Pseudobacteriovorax antillogorgiicola genome is shown below.
TGAAGCTAGCTATTAAAATAAAGAAATACCTTATATAAAATTGGTTTGCAAAAAGATTCATTCGAAGAATGTAACTAAGTCAACAAAATCATGTCACGACAGCATGTACGACAAACTAGCTATGAACCTCATTGTTACAGAGCAGCGACATTAACTCCAAAAGACGTACCATTGAAAAGTTGAGTCTCAGAACCGATAAGACATAGATAGGAGACTCAAATGAAGCAATCAAAGTTTGCCGATGAACAGATTATCAGGGCCACAAAAAGACAGGAAGCTGGTGAAAAAACTAGCCGAGGATAAAGCCCTGGCTTCTACGACTTTCGCTTCATCATTGACATACCCATAGAGCGCCACGAGTCAAGGCAAGACTTGCCAATAAGTTCGTGACCCCTAAGGAGACCTGAAAGACAAGTTTCTACAGTTCGATCGAAGCTCGTACAGGATTACATGGATTTCTCTCGATATCCTATTTCAGCCCAAACCACTATTAACAGAAACTTAGAAATACATAATAATCAAATTAAATTATTTAATATTTTACTAAACCTTTATATTAAACTTGACTAACAGCTCCGTTTGAGCCAGAGTGCCCGACCGCGCAACTTGAAACTATGTCATATGGAGTAAACATGCGGCCTAACTATGCAATGCTCATCCTCTATTGGGCGATCCCAGCTCTCTCTCTTGCTAGCGATTATCAGTGGCAAACTAGCGATTACGAGGTACTTTTCACCAACCCAACATGCCCCGAAAAACAGTTTGTATCCTACCGCGATCCTGCTCTTGACGAGCGTGTTGAGGATTTTTTTGGTATGAAGTTGAGCGATTTGCCGAGTACGGATGTGGATCTCGACAAGGGAATACCAACCGTTGGGGGAGGGTTTCGTAAGACGATTGCTGCTAACACCTCATGCTCTCGAAGTGATAAACAAGCGTCTGTCTTACCTGCTGCCGAAAACGATCTTCGCACCAAAGATAGCCCCTATGTTCGAGCCTTTCAATGGATAAACCAGGCACTTGCTGGGGATTCAGTCTTTGTTACGTCGATGTCTTTCAGTGATTCTGACTTTTCTTCTGCACTTTGTGATGCTGCTATTCGCGGAGCGAATGTCAAGGTTTTCATAAACAGCCCAAAAGTGACAAGCAAGCCTTACACGAATCTTTCTGAGTGCCCAGTGGAAGAAGACCTTGTGACTTTGGTAGGCTATAGTCGAAAGGGTCGACTCGCTCACATGAAAAGTATTGTCGTCGAATTGAATAATCCTGAGCACCAAGAGCTAAGCGGTAAGGTAAGGTTTAGCTTCCAAAGTGGAAATATTTCAGATGGAATGTGGGGCCACCAAGAGAACTGGAATTTTGTGACGCTACCTAAATCTCATTGGGCCGCTCAAGATCATATTTGCCTTCGTGACACTATAACAGTTGAGTCCATGAAGAACCTAGGTAACTGGTACTATATGATGAACCAATGCCGTGTCAACCGAGGCATCAATTCAGTGAGGATGGCCGACGTGAGCTTTATGAACTTCTTTGTGCCAATCTCAGGCGTTAGCGGCTATGATGATGAAGAAGTTTTAGCAGAAACTCTACAAGATGAAGTCGCCAGATCCAGTAAAGTTCGCATTGCTGCACACTATTTAACAGAAGCAAAATTAATAGCAGCCTTGAAAAAAAGACTCATAGAGGACGAATCTTTCAGCGTAGAACTTTTGCTGGATGATGAACTAGCCTGGTCTCGAATTACCTACTCGCGACAGAACCCAATAGTTGATGAACTCAATAATCGATACTTCGCACCATCGGATTTCACAAAAAAATGCTTTTGGGGAAAAACGGAGGAAGAAGCAGATAAGTGTTGGCGAAACAAGTTTGGTCCCGATCAGTACGGCCCTATTTATAGCAACCTAGTCGCCAATGGCGCAGAAGTTAAATTCTTTGAAGCAAACCACATGGAAGGCTTGCTATTCCACCACAAGTTCATCATCTTCGAATACAAAGAACCATACCAGGGATATAAGGGTAGTGTCTTTACAGGAGCCGGAAATCTATCCTCTTCTGGCTTCACCAAAAACTTCGAAAATTACTATCTCGTCCGCGTTCCCCATGTTGTGACAGAGTTTAATCGTCAGTATGACGAGCTAAAACGAAAAGCTGTCTATGAATCAGAACTGCCAATCACATGGAACTACACCGCTGAGCCCATACTTGATCAGGAGAGCGGCAACGGTGACGAGGATGGCGACGAAGGCGAAGGTGGTGAAAGCCAGGAGAATGCGTTAGAAGCGGGAGTCAAGTACGAGATCATCCTAGGTGGGAATAATCTTCCTCAGGATGGTAGCAGCCTTAAGGCTTTGATTAAGAATCTGGCAGCCTTTCCTTCTGGCAGCTCTGTATTCAAGAACAGTTATCGTGTGGTAGGTTCAGATGTTGCGATTGCCGTTTCTCCTAGTCTGTCGATGACTCGGATGGACATCGTAAATGCGTTACAAGATGCTAATTTAGTGTTAGGCCGAATCACAAAGCTATAGCTTTTAAGCTTGCCAAGGGGCCTTTCCAGGCCCATGCCTTCAACAAGATTCTAACTGCTGATCTACGCTTCGATCAGCTTATACTCACTGACAACGTTGGTGCGATTATCGTCACCTCAATCGGTGGAGATACTCAACAAATTATTTCTCCATCTCCAAGTTCCGCAACCCGGCGATATATACAAGCGAAGCCATTTGGTCGCAGTAATCTAGCTCTACTTGCATCCGATGGGGATATCGACTTTCTAGTACGCGATACAAAACGGAAAGTGGGGATTCGGGAGTTCAATTTATTCTAAGATTCAATGTGATGTCTTTGAAGACACATTATTTACACTGATTGATGAAAAATTTTGGGTCTGGGGGGAATGTGTCATCAATCTGCTGTCATTCTGGATTCCGGACACTGGCAGGTGAGCCATTATACCGACGACAGTGATATTGATAGTCATGTAGTTTCTGATAAGTTTAACGAAAGTAAAGTCGTTAAATTAGAAACAAAATATTTCATACTAACAAGTTATCAACGCCTCAACTCAGAGCTCAACCAAACTACAGAGCACAATCTACTAATTTCTTTGCCTGATTTAGCATCGGCTGACACTCCAGATATATTTCTAATCTTAAGCACTGGCTATATAACCCTTCTGACAAAATCTTGCTAAAATTCAATGAGAAGAATAAGCCAGAAAAGGTAAATCTTGCGGGTCTGCGCATTCTTGTGGTGGAAGATGGCGACGACAATCAGGAAATTTTTCGGCGCTTCTTAGAGGCTGCCCACGGCAGAGTTAGCATCGCAACCTCTGGCAAGGATGCTATCGAACTCTTTCCATCAGAAGCCTTCGACTTGATTCTGATGGATATTCAATTACCAGAAATCAATGGCTACGAAACCACGCGAGAAATTCGAAAGCGGGGCTTTCCTGGCCCGATTCTAGCTGTTACAGCCAATGCCATGAAAGGTGAGCGCGAGCGATGTCTGGCAGCTCAATGTGATGACTATCTTTCGAAACCGGTAAACTTTGAAAGGTTGTTTAAAATGATTCAGAAACACTGCCAAGTGAAACTTGATCAGGATCAGCAGGTGATTCTCTCAGACTATCAAGATGACCCCCGCGTGGCGCCCCTGCTTGAGCAGTACGCCAAAGGCCTAGAAGATAAGGTAAATCGCCTCCACACATCCCTTGTGGAGCAGGATTGGACCACCATTCGAACCATCTCCCACCAGGTTCGCGGTAGTTGCAGCCACTACGGTTATCCCATCCTAGAAGGCTACTTTGAAGAGCTGGAAGAGCATGCCATGCAAGACTTGCCGAGCCCCGACCAGATGAAAAAACAAATTGATTTCATTGAACAATTGAAAGACAGTATTGGCAGCGGGTTAACGATGACACATAGGTAGGTATGAATAAGGCAAAGTTACTGATTATTGATGATGATGTTGATTTTGTATCGATAATGAAAAACTTCCTGAGTTTTGAGGGCTTTGAGTGCGACTCGGTGGGGAAGCTCTCTGAAGTGCCTGCAACCCTTGAAGAAAGCAAGTACGATGGAGTTTTACTCGATATCTTCCTCGATCAAAGTAGCGGCCTTGATCTTCTGCCACTGATTCAAGAAAAGCAGCCTTTCGCCAAGATCATCGTCGTAACGTCTCGGTCCACGGTGCCGCTGGCCGTTGGCTCCATGGAAGCGGGAGCCTATTCCTTTCTAGAGAAAACCACTGATCCAGGCTCGTTGGTGGCTGCGGTTCGCGACCGACTCTTTCGAGAAGACATCAGCCAGATCAATGCAGATTTCGATCACCTCGGGATTATCGGGGAAAGCGATCGCATTAAAGAACTTATCGCTCAGATCCATCAAATCCAGGCCTTCGACACCAGTATTCTCATTCTGGGTGAATCAGGAACTGGTAAGGAGTTAGTCGCCAAGGCTATCCACGCTGCTTCCAAGAGGAAGGGCGGTCGTTTCGAGGCTATCAACTGTGGAGCGATTCCGGAAAACTTACTGGAGAGCGAACTTTTTGGCTTCAAAAAGGGAGCCTTTACCGATGCTAAGACCGATAAGAAGGGCTTGTTTGAGCTTTGTGCTGGAGGCACCATCTTTCTTGATGAAATCGGGGAGATGCCTTTGGCAATGCAGGTGAAAATCCTGCGGGTCCTCCAAGAGGGGGAGGTGCGGCCGATCGGCTCTGATCGAAGCATCAAGACCGACACCAGAATTATTGCGGCGACCCATCGCAACCTTGAACAAGAGATCGAATCCGGTGGCTTTCGCGAGGATTTATACTACCGCTTGTCTGTGATGCCCATACATATCCCACCATTAAGGGAGCGTTTGCATGATATTGCTCCACTGGGGAAGTTTTTTGCGACATCTATTTGCAAGCGTTATGGAATCCCGCCCTTAGAGTTTACCGAGAGTGATATGGCCTTGCTTCAGTCTTACCACTGGCCGGGCAATATCAGGGAGCTGCAAAATGCCATCGAGCGAGCCATAATCATGGCCAAGGGAGGCCGACTCAATTTCGAGCCATGGCTTAGCTCACGAAAACCTAAGAAGCAAGATGATCAAGCCCCGGTGGAAGCGCCTTTTATCTTCAATTTTGATGAGGCCAAGGAGGAGTTCGAAAAGAACTACATCTCGATGCTCCTTAAGAATACCAAGGGTAATGTTGCTGAAGCAGCAAGGCTATCAGGCAAGTTTAGATCGGATATCTATCGGATTCTAGAGCGGTATGGCTTGAAATCAACGGACTTCAAGCCATAGCTTATGACTACTTAGAAAGATTTTAAGAGGCGCCACAGGAGCGTTTGAGGCTTGCCACGGTGATGCTTTCAACAGCGTCTTCACTCGCTCGGTAGATGTGAGACTTGAGTCGTTCGCAGAAGCCTACGTAACGATACTCGGCTTTGTCTACCTGAGTGATATCTGTGGGGCATTTGCCGACTTTGTAATCCTTATCATCCCAATGGTCCTTAATGTCTGAACCAAAAAGCACATCTTCTACACACTCTAAATAAGGCGGACGAAAGTCGTCTCCACCAACCACTTCGAAGGTGTAAACCCCATAAGACTCGTCATCCTCAAGGCCAGCTATATCGCTGGGAACTACTACATTTGTAGGACGTTCTTTAGTACAAGAGATACCAGCTAGGGAAGCGATTATAATCCATGGAAACAATTTCATGATCTTGACTCCTTTATCAAACTCGTCTTGAAAATGCAGGAATTGAGCCAAGGATCTTGCTGATTGCCTATGCATCATTCTGCTACATCTCGTCAGGATATTGCTACGGAGTGTGACCGTGTAGTTGGCTAAAAAGGGCATGAGTCGGGCAAAAAACTTTGGCCCCGTCTTTGCAATAACGAAAGGGACATAACCTTTTAGGGAGAAGACCCCCATGTTAAGTGCAAAAATTTTAGTGTCGATTGGTTTCCTAGGTTTCGCAGTCACTGGACTCGGAAACACCGATGTGACGAAAGCACCAGCAAAGGCGGCGTCAAAGCAAGAAAAGCTAGTCAAAATGACTTTCGAGGCTTGTTGTGACGATAAATACGGTGACTCAACCGCTTGTCACAAGGCTCCCAACGTAACCGACAAGTCGCGCAAAGTGAACGGCGCGAATGTTAAGAAAGAGTGTTACGAGGACTACGAAGATGATTCTTCCTTCATGGGTGAATAATCATCTCGTGAGACTCATCCCCGATAGATAGAGTCTTCGAACGCCGGCTAATCCTAGCCGGCGTTTTTCGTTTGCTCCCAGGAAAAGAAAATCCCATCACCCTAGCTACTGTGGGATAGATGCTGCTTACTAGCTAGTAGTCTAACTTAGAAAGAGGATACATCTATGACTATCAAATCCTTCATCGCAAGCCTCGCTGTTTCAACCGCGTTGGTGGCCAGTCCGGGTTTTGCAAAAAAGTGGTGCTGCCAGGTGGATGGTAAAGTCCACTTCGTCGAAGGTAGCAAAAAGAAGATGTGTGTTAAGTCGAAAAAGGCTCCATCGGCAAGTTCAAAGCCCAAGTCAAAGCATAGCAAGTACTTTGCTTCTTGCGAGCAGGCTGGCGGAACTTGGATGGCAAAAGGCAAGAAGACGGCTCAGAAGAAATAATTGGTATGGGGCTCACTTGAGCCTTGAGATGGTGCGGGATGGTTTAAGGCCGGGAGCCCTTGTGGGTCTCGGCCGGCGTTTTTTTGGTGGAGGCGGCGGGAATCGAACCTGGAAAAAGAAATGCCAAACATGCCAAGGTGTTGTAAACCTTAAGTTTTCATCTTAGAGAAATGATGTCAGGGGTTCCGGAGGAGCGGGCTTACGTACTTACACCGAATGGGTTGGGATAGAATTGGCAGCAAAACAGAAGTCAGAAGGAGGATCCCAACTGGTACAATTAAGAATACGAATATAGAGGGGATGAGGGTGAGGTACCCGCAACAAATGATAGGCCTAGATGAAACAAAACAAAATCCAAAGACTCACGGAATCAGATCTTCCGATTTATAGGCAGCTTTTAGCGCTCTTCGCCAAGGAATTTGATGAAAACGAAACATATCTAGGTGCTCAGCCCAGTGATACGTATGCCCGGACTCTTCTTGGTAACGAAGACGTGATTTTTCTTGTTGAACAAAAAGAGTCTGAGGTGATCGGCGGTCTTGTGGCCTATGTTCTACGCAAGTTTGAGCAGGAGCGCAGTGAACTCTATATTTATGACTTGGCAGTAAGGAGCGAAAGCTGCCGTCAGGGAGTGGCTACAAGGCTTATCGAAAATTTACACCCTCATTGCCAGTGCTGTTGGTGCTTGGGTAATCTATGTACAAGCAGACCATGGTGATGATCCCGCTATTAAGCTGTACGAGTCCCTGGGGGTAAAGGAGAACGTTCTGCACTTTGACATCAAACCATAAAATATCGCGGTCGAACTAGCGAACGTTTAGTTTGAATTGTCTCATTTCAATCATTCGCAACTATTTTTAGGCTTCTTTGGCAGAGTCTTTGTAAAAGACAGGCCTAGTTCGATCCACTTCGCAAGCGCCGCTTTGGTTTTGTAGCCATCGGGATCAACAAACACCAATCCCTTCATTGGCTTTCCGGTAATATCCATTGGTCGAGCATGTTTAAGTTCTAACACTTCTTCATGTTTTTCGGGACCAACCCTGACCGACAAGCCATGTTTGAGGTCTGCTCCACACATCATGTTTCCATAGTGCATAAAGCAGAGCCCCCCAAACATATTCTGCTCTGTGATACCTCTTTTGCCTTTTAGGACTTATCTGATTCTTTGGTTTAGCTTCTCATCGTGTGCCATTAAATCTCAACCGCTTTCTGCTAAGGTTTTCAGTGCTTGGTTCATAGAGTCCAGCATTTTTGGGACATTAGTTTGAACCTGTCCCCACATCATGGGCACCATCAACCCACTGAACGTTTCTTTATGAACGAGCCGGGTTCCAGAATCTGTCTTTTCTAGCTCAATGACCTTTCCATTTGTGAATACAAACCCAGCCATCATGGTTGCGCGCCAACTAAGATTTCTGGGCTCTTCAAAAACAGTGATAACAGGTTCATACTTCGGTCCAGCCTTACTTTTGTCGCCGATCTCACCACACATGGTAATACTTAGCTTTGAACCTAACGAGGCAGTTCCATTGGACTGGTTGATTATCGGGCTCCACTCCTGCCACCCTTCAATATCGGTTACTATTTCCCAGACTTTTTCTACTGGAGCGGCTATTTCTATCTCAGTGCTTATTTCACGCATGTCATTGCCTTTCAGCCATAGCCCAGCGAGCACAACAAACAGTAGAGTTGGAATGGCAATTAATATTTTCTTCTTCATGCTGCAGTCCTTTTAGGTCTATTTCAGCTTTTGGGACAACACCACTCAGGTGTTGAAAAGTTCTATTTGGTTATGGAATCACGTGTTGTCCATGCTTCCCATACCATCCTGATTGGAGCATTTACGGTTGTCGCAATTGCTATTTTCACTTTTAACTCCTTTTTCGTGAGGCAGAGGTTCGGTGAATGCTTGGATGTTTGTTCACTTCTTTCACTAACTCCTTTCAAACGCTCGTGTTCTCATCAATTTTTCGATTCTCTGTACCATACCCCCAGGTCAAAAATAGGGCTGATGATGGTTCAGCAATTTTGGCGGTATGTCGGGTGTTTTGTGGGACGACAATATACTGACCTGGTTTGAGTTCAACCACTCTTTGCTCACCGTCTACCTCTAAAATAAATTTAATATGCCCTGATATGCAGAATACTACTTCATCGCCGTTTGGGTGCATTTCCCATGAGTCCCAGTCAGTTTCGAATGAAAATTGACTCATCAGGTAGCCCATCTTGGGATTGTTGGCTGGATTGTCCTTGTCAAAGGCCATCTTCCAAAAGTCCTCTTGCTTCCAGACTTGAGCTCTGCCCTTCGGATCAGCGAGTACATATTCATCTTTTAAAGTTTTAACTTGCATACTAATTAGTATGTCTACATGCTAATTAGTATGTCAACTAAGAATCCTAGAATATTACGAAACCCAGTAGAGACGAGAGCCAGAATCTTAGAGGTGGCCTTCAGTCAATTACCTCCCCTAAAAGGAGGAGGCTTCAGGGCTAGCCAACAGCTAAATGCCAGTTCCGGAAGACACGGCCTATACACGTTATCTCTGCTAGAAGCTTTGACTCACGCTTACTTTTCTTAAATTTCCTCAATATGTTAATCGCTCCATTCACATCGGCATTGAGAACCACACCAGTACTGGACTGTAGAGTCCTCTTCGAGTCCTCTTCGAGTCTTCTTTCCCAAGTACTCTGAGTGTTTCTGTACGCCTTCTAATGCTAGAGAATCTCATTTTGAGGTATAACTTTCCTCTTGCTTAACAACCTTTATTCCACGTTTTTTTGTAGCTTATGTAATCGATACAGTGAGCTGGACCTTGTCGCCTTTTCTAACAAAGGTTCTCGTTCCAAAGTAGACCGAGAAAAGCCCTCTATCTTTTTTGTACTTTGGTGGTTTTACCTTTGCATCGTGCTTTCCTTCATTTTTTAGTTTGAGAAGGCCAAAAAATGAGTTGTAGTCTTGATGTAATTTGCGTTCCGTATTCTGAGCAAGCTGAGAAGGGAGTCTTTTATAGATATGGGGTTGGGTTTCTCGCATTAGCTTATCCACTTTTTGGATAGGTTAGATAAGCTTTAATCGTTGTCTTTGTAGTGACGTCGAACCTGAAAAAGAGATGAGTTGTAGAGTCGACGAGACTCATTGCACATAGCTTTAACGACTCTCAGCTCGTCCTTTAGTTCTCGCTGGTATGATCATCAGTTGCTGGATAGAGCCGATCGCAAGCTATAAAGATCCAGTTCAGGGTATTCTGAAAAACTTTAAGCGATTGATCGATGAGCATCTTGACGAACATATCTTGTCTGGGTGTCCTTTGAACAATTTGATTCAAGAACTATCGGATGAGCCTGAGTTCGAAAAGCGGACTCAGGTTGTTTTGGAGAACTGGATATCTGGAACTGAAGGCCTGCTTAAACAAGCAAAACAAAGCGGTCACTGAGCTAAGTCAGTAAATACCAGGCAGCTCGCAGAGTTTATTGTCGCCTGCCAGGAAGGTGCTTTTTCTTGGGTAAAGTACTAAATAGCCGTAAGTCGATGCGCCTTATGCACAAATCTTTAGCTGAATACATCAACCTTCTTAATCGAGCAGAATGATCGGTAGGATAGTTACAAGTAAATACTAGATTTATTCTAAAACTGAAAGAGTTCTGAAAACCCATGCCGGTTCAAACTATAATACGAAACCAGCGAGCCGATAACATTGATCGATAGTTCGTATTAGCGATTAGGACGGATCGATAAACCAAATTCAAGAACGAGAGTAGAAAAATTGTCGAATAGACTGAGTTTTAGAGGCACTGTAAAACAGTTTCCACAAAAGGGTGGATGGGTTTACGTTTCAGTACCCAAAAGCCAGATTTGTTCGGCCTTGCCGGTAATCTTCATTTTCAATGTTTAGCCAGCGTCTTTCTTGACATCGACAGTGTATCCTTCGATACCTTTCTTTCTCATAAGGTCTTGTACTAAGAGCCTCACATAGGAGGCTTCGTCCATTTTAAAAACCTTAGCGATCTTTTTCAGTGTCTTATAGCTCGGGAAATCCCTCTCACTCTCGAAGCCATAAATAGCTTGTCTGGTAACGCCTACTTTAGTAGCCAAGCCTTCTTGGGTCAGATCATTTGCAAGTCGATCAGCTTTTAGTGCTCGTCCTAAAGAAAGAGGGCCACGATTACGTTTTAGAAACTCTAGAGCGTCGACATTATCTTTTGCCATTTTCTTAGATCCTAATATTTATGTTTGTTAATCTCTAAAACTTCGATCAATTCGATTTTTCCGCTGGTTTTGTCTTCCTTATAAATCGCTCAATAAGATCGGTTTAAGCGAATGGATCGCTGTCCTTTTCGATCTCCTTTGAGAGGCTCATCATGCCAGCCGGGAACTTTTCGTACATTTCGGGTGCCTTGCTCCGTGATATCCAAGACCCACTTGTAAAATCGGTCGGCAATAAAGTCTGGAATTTTCCTTAAGTCTTTTTGTGCCTGCTTAGTCAACTCTACTTTCACAGTTTACCTCTGGAACGCATTATCCAAATGCCGGCAAGTAATTACTTTACAATAGTCTTATCGGAAAAGAAAGCAATTACTTTACATTTATTAATTTCATAAATACAGATAGTTATCAAAATTTGTCTGAATTCTAGCTCAGGTTGTGCGAGAAAACTTGGGCTTTGATCTTTAATTGGGCATTGAGCTGATTCGCGCGGCTCCTAGGTTCCTCGATTGTCATGGATCGATGAAAGCCCAGCGCAGACCATCGACCTTTGTGAATATCACTCTTTCTTAGACTTCTTTGCTTTTGACGATGCACAGTTTTTTGATTGGTATGAAACAAATTGGAGCTTCCATTTGGGCTCGTTCTTTTTCCATTCTAGTTTTCGGACATAGTATCCCATGAATTTCTTATTACTGGTGAAATCTAGTTCTCAGAGTGTATTCGGGCATGAAATACAGGAGCTAGAGGTCACTGGTAAGTTGGCTAATGGGGTGGTAGCTTCATGTGGCTGTAGGGTATTCAAGTTACCTGCGCGATATTTAATTGGACTTTTTATGTAGAAAGGAATTTGAGTGAATATCGATTTTAAAAAAATCACAGGGAAAACACAGGCAGGACGGGTAAGATTCGAATTTTATTGTACGGATTGCTCCTCTAAATTCTGGTATAATTTTCACTGGTTTTATCACGATAAACTTCATTTTCTCAAATATGATGCCCAGGAGGCTAAATCATTCTGTGAAGCAATTAACAATCAGAATCTAGAAAGATTAACTGATAGTAAGGTCTTAGTTGATCAGATCATGGACGCTCTGTGTAATTGCGATCCCAACATAGCAGAGGTCATCGACCCGGAGAAAGAGTTAAGAATACTTTATGCCAAGAGGCTATTGGATCCTTCCATCGCAATTCCTGAAAAGCTCTCAGAGTTGGTGAAGCATTCGCAACCTAAAAAGGTGAGGGAACTATGGGAAGAGTTAGAGGCACTTGGGGCAGAGGTCAGAGAGCTGGTTTACGAAGGCAGAGGTGTTTTTGGGTTCAAGCTCTATACGGATAAGGGGGTGTATCTTGATTATGGCACTAAGTCCGAGATCATTGAACTGATTAAAAATGATAATAATCTATCTTAGCTACTCCGGGATGGTTGCGGTTATCATGGAGGTTTTTTGTACCGTATCGCCTACCACGTCCGAATCGGACGATGTTTCTTTGCTTAGTTGTATGATTTTAATGAAAATAATGGTTGAGGCGTCGAGTCGACTTTATTCGATTCAGAACAATACTGTCGAGTTCATTTTAGTAGAAAAGGTGACGTCTCATGAGTACAAAAAGTAATACGCTAAAGAGCTTGCAAAAAAATTGCGGGAGAGCAACTAACTCTAGGT
Proteins encoded:
- a CDS encoding phospholipase D-like domain-containing protein codes for the protein MRPNYAMLILYWAIPALSLASDYQWQTSDYEVLFTNPTCPEKQFVSYRDPALDERVEDFFGMKLSDLPSTDVDLDKGIPTVGGGFRKTIAANTSCSRSDKQASVLPAAENDLRTKDSPYVRAFQWINQALAGDSVFVTSMSFSDSDFSSALCDAAIRGANVKVFINSPKVTSKPYTNLSECPVEEDLVTLVGYSRKGRLAHMKSIVVELNNPEHQELSGKVRFSFQSGNISDGMWGHQENWNFVTLPKSHWAAQDHICLRDTITVESMKNLGNWYYMMNQCRVNRGINSVRMADVSFMNFFVPISGVSGYDDEEVLAETLQDEVARSSKVRIAAHYLTEAKLIAALKKRLIEDESFSVELLLDDELAWSRITYSRQNPIVDELNNRYFAPSDFTKKCFWGKTEEEADKCWRNKFGPDQYGPIYSNLVANGAEVKFFEANHMEGLLFHHKFIIFEYKEPYQGYKGSVFTGAGNLSSSGFTKNFENYYLVRVPHVVTEFNRQYDELKRKAVYESELPITWNYTAEPILDQESGNGDEDGDEGEGGESQENALEAGVKYEIILGGNNLPQDGSSLKALIKNLAAFPSGSSVFKNSYRVVGSDVAIAVSPSLSMTRMDIVNALQDANLVLGRITKL
- a CDS encoding response regulator, with product MLKFNEKNKPEKVNLAGLRILVVEDGDDNQEIFRRFLEAAHGRVSIATSGKDAIELFPSEAFDLILMDIQLPEINGYETTREIRKRGFPGPILAVTANAMKGERERCLAAQCDDYLSKPVNFERLFKMIQKHCQVKLDQDQQVILSDYQDDPRVAPLLEQYAKGLEDKVNRLHTSLVEQDWTTIRTISHQVRGSCSHYGYPILEGYFEELEEHAMQDLPSPDQMKKQIDFIEQLKDSIGSGLTMTHR
- a CDS encoding sigma-54-dependent transcriptional regulator, which gives rise to MNKAKLLIIDDDVDFVSIMKNFLSFEGFECDSVGKLSEVPATLEESKYDGVLLDIFLDQSSGLDLLPLIQEKQPFAKIIVVTSRSTVPLAVGSMEAGAYSFLEKTTDPGSLVAAVRDRLFREDISQINADFDHLGIIGESDRIKELIAQIHQIQAFDTSILILGESGTGKELVAKAIHAASKRKGGRFEAINCGAIPENLLESELFGFKKGAFTDAKTDKKGLFELCAGGTIFLDEIGEMPLAMQVKILRVLQEGEVRPIGSDRSIKTDTRIIAATHRNLEQEIESGGFREDLYYRLSVMPIHIPPLRERLHDIAPLGKFFATSICKRYGIPPLEFTESDMALLQSYHWPGNIRELQNAIERAIIMAKGGRLNFEPWLSSRKPKKQDDQAPVEAPFIFNFDEAKEEFEKNYISMLLKNTKGNVAEAARLSGKFRSDIYRILERYGLKSTDFKP
- a CDS encoding TfoX/Sxy family protein gives rise to the protein MTEQNMFGGLCFMHYGNMMCGADLKHGLSVRVGPEKHEEVLELKHARPMDITGKPMKGLVFVDPDGYKTKAALAKWIELGLSFTKTLPKKPKNSCE
- a CDS encoding SRPBCC domain-containing protein; this encodes MKKKILIAIPTLLFVVLAGLWLKGNDMREISTEIEIAAPVEKVWEIVTDIEGWQEWSPIINQSNGTASLGSKLSITMCGEIGDKSKAGPKYEPVITVFEEPRNLSWRATMMAGFVFTNGKVIELEKTDSGTRLVHKETFSGLMVPMMWGQVQTNVPKMLDSMNQALKTLAESG
- a CDS encoding cupin domain-containing protein, encoding MQVKTLKDEYVLADPKGRAQVWKQEDFWKMAFDKDNPANNPKMGYLMSQFSFETDWDSWEMHPNGDEVVFCISGHIKFILEVDGEQRVVELKPGQYIVVPQNTRHTAKIAEPSSALFLTWGYGTENRKIDENTSV
- a CDS encoding helix-turn-helix transcriptional regulator, with product MAKDNVDALEFLKRNRGPLSLGRALKADRLANDLTQEGLATKVGVTRQAIYGFESERDFPSYKTLKKIAKVFKMDEASYVRLLVQDLMRKKGIEGYTVDVKKDAG
- a CDS encoding type II toxin-antitoxin system RelE family toxin, which codes for MKVELTKQAQKDLRKIPDFIADRFYKWVLDITEQGTRNVRKVPGWHDEPLKGDRKGQRSIRLNRSY